In one window of Desulfonatronospira thiodismutans ASO3-1 DNA:
- a CDS encoding lipid biosynthesis B12-binding/radical SAM protein, with translation MFLLSTNTSLEPYPVYPQGMAMIASALSNAGHEVKQFDYLVSNESEELLGKEVLEFAPGVVGVSLRNIDNVDSFSDQSRWFLEQTRRIIDSLREITRAPIVVGGPAFSIMPEAILEYLGADFGVEGEGEAAVVKLLERIQNNGHGPRIVRSKEVLHKSQLCSPLVDKDILEYYNKESGLPGLQTKRGCPHSCVYCSYPSLEGPFLRARHPEEVVEDVAKLSRDHGVEHIFFTDSVFNDCRGHYLELALALARRNLPVRWSAFFRPDPIRDDDLDLLLHSGLLGMEVGSDSCAEPTLEGLGKGFCSSDVLRFNAACVRRGIPVAHYFIIGGPNETEATIRETLSNIGKLEDCVAFVYSGLRILPGTKLHAHAIKEGILDESTSLLRPVYYHSPGIERDRMHEIAAKALDGCRNCFFPPQEAQDRMNVMRRFGYRGLIWDKLIEAEKKRTRRVQR, from the coding sequence GTGTTTTTGCTTTCCACGAACACAAGCCTTGAGCCCTACCCGGTTTATCCCCAGGGCATGGCCATGATTGCCTCGGCCTTGAGCAATGCCGGCCACGAGGTCAAGCAGTTCGACTATCTGGTCAGCAATGAGTCTGAAGAACTGCTTGGCAAAGAGGTGCTGGAATTTGCCCCCGGGGTTGTCGGTGTGTCCCTGCGCAATATTGATAATGTAGATTCTTTCAGCGATCAAAGCAGATGGTTTCTGGAACAGACAAGAAGAATAATTGACAGCCTCCGCGAAATTACAAGAGCCCCGATAGTAGTAGGGGGGCCGGCCTTTTCCATAATGCCTGAAGCCATCCTGGAATATCTTGGCGCGGATTTCGGCGTGGAGGGGGAAGGAGAGGCGGCTGTTGTGAAGCTGCTGGAAAGAATCCAGAACAACGGCCACGGTCCGCGCATCGTAAGAAGCAAGGAAGTTCTGCATAAGTCGCAGCTGTGCTCCCCTCTGGTGGATAAAGATATCCTGGAGTATTACAATAAAGAAAGCGGGCTGCCCGGTCTACAAACCAAGCGGGGGTGTCCGCACAGCTGCGTCTACTGCAGCTATCCCTCCCTGGAAGGTCCCTTTTTGCGTGCCCGTCACCCCGAAGAAGTGGTCGAGGATGTAGCTAAATTGTCCAGAGATCATGGAGTGGAGCATATATTTTTTACCGATTCCGTGTTCAATGATTGCCGGGGACATTATCTGGAGCTGGCCCTGGCCTTGGCCAGACGCAATCTGCCGGTGCGCTGGAGTGCGTTTTTCCGCCCTGATCCGATCAGGGACGATGATCTGGATCTGCTGCTGCATTCCGGGCTTCTGGGGATGGAAGTGGGGTCCGACTCTTGCGCTGAGCCCACCCTGGAAGGTCTGGGCAAGGGGTTTTGCTCCTCTGATGTTCTGAGATTCAATGCTGCCTGTGTAAGACGTGGTATCCCGGTAGCACATTATTTCATTATAGGCGGACCCAATGAAACCGAGGCTACTATCAGGGAAACTCTGAGCAATATAGGCAAGCTGGAGGACTGTGTTGCGTTTGTATATTCAGGGCTGCGCATTCTGCCGGGTACAAAGCTGCATGCTCACGCAATAAAAGAAGGGATTCTGGATGAATCAACCTCCCTGCTAAGGCCTGTCTATTACCACAGTCCAGGAATCGAGCGGGACAGAATGCATGAAATTGCGGCCAAAGCCCTAGATGGCTGCAGGAATTGCTTTTTCCCCCCGCAGGAGGCTCAGGACCGTATGAACGTGATGCGCAGATTCGGGTATCGCGGCCTTATCTGGGATAAGCTGATAGAAGCCGAGAAAAAGAGAACGCGCCGTGTGCAGCGGTGA
- a CDS encoding B12-binding domain-containing radical SAM protein, whose translation MKMHLIYPRWPKLERQTEFHLPPHGPVVFAAEVPDGVEIDFTDDNLEDLYFDPAADLAALSVMLTCQLPRAFAIADRYREMGIPVIMGGIAVSLHAEEAAGHADSLFLGEVEGRFGQVIQDLRAGALRRRYDYLNSPPEISMVGTARRSLLQRELYNYRGVQMVDLVHASRGCRFNCMPCCVGYLGGNSFRPRPLDRVIREVESIPNNRLFFVDNSLAQDREWLKEFFTAMIPLKRKWISHPVLYDPEILDLAARAGCWYVYQAVIDDSKTIRERIRMLKDHDIGIEGTILLGMDDHNESYIKRMVDFLIKEDLDMAEFTILTPFPHTPIRRKLEKQNRILSNDWNKYTCDRVVFQPKQMSPDKLQELYYYAWDAFFGQGGHQLRMANLFKKVIGKEMDDGTYRRYDPKRKRAFPGKTA comes from the coding sequence ATGAAAATGCATCTCATCTATCCCAGATGGCCTAAGCTGGAAAGGCAGACCGAGTTTCATCTCCCCCCGCACGGACCGGTGGTTTTTGCGGCTGAAGTTCCGGACGGTGTTGAAATAGACTTTACCGACGACAATCTTGAGGATCTTTATTTTGATCCTGCGGCAGACCTGGCCGCCTTATCAGTCATGCTGACCTGCCAGCTGCCCAGGGCCTTCGCGATCGCGGACAGGTACCGGGAGATGGGCATCCCCGTGATTATGGGCGGCATTGCAGTCTCTTTGCACGCTGAAGAGGCTGCAGGACACGCTGATTCCCTGTTTCTTGGTGAAGTGGAAGGCCGTTTCGGACAGGTCATCCAGGATCTAAGAGCCGGGGCGCTGCGCAGGAGGTATGACTATCTGAATTCCCCCCCGGAGATCTCCATGGTGGGAACGGCGCGCAGAAGTCTACTGCAGAGGGAATTGTACAATTATCGCGGAGTGCAGATGGTGGACCTGGTGCATGCTTCAAGGGGGTGCAGATTCAATTGCATGCCTTGCTGCGTGGGATATCTGGGGGGCAACTCCTTCAGGCCCCGACCACTGGACAGGGTTATCCGGGAAGTTGAATCCATTCCCAATAACCGTTTGTTTTTCGTGGACAACTCCCTTGCCCAGGATCGGGAGTGGCTCAAGGAGTTTTTTACAGCCATGATCCCGCTGAAACGCAAATGGATCTCGCACCCGGTGCTTTATGACCCGGAGATCCTTGATCTGGCTGCCCGGGCTGGATGCTGGTACGTGTATCAGGCCGTTATAGACGATTCCAAGACTATCCGGGAAAGAATAAGGATGCTCAAGGATCATGATATTGGTATTGAAGGGACGATTCTGCTGGGCATGGATGATCACAACGAGAGCTATATAAAGCGAATGGTGGACTTCCTCATAAAAGAGGATCTTGATATGGCAGAGTTCACTATCCTGACTCCTTTTCCGCACACTCCCATCCGCAGAAAACTGGAGAAGCAGAATCGTATCCTGAGCAATGACTGGAACAAATATACCTGTGACAGGGTGGTATTTCAGCCCAAGCAAATGAGCCCGGACAAACTTCAGGAGCTCTACTACTACGCCTGGGATGCTTTTTTTGGCCAGGGAGGGCATCAGTTGCGCATGGCCAATCTGTTCAAAAAAGTAATCGGCAAGGAAATGGATGACGGGACGTATCGGCGTTATGATCCCAAGCGCAAAAGAGCATTTCCAGGCAAAACAGCCTGA
- a CDS encoding beta-ketoacyl synthase N-terminal-like domain-containing protein has product MQAFLTGMGWLTSTGPGRGMQEFASPGESLRAPSREQVLESPDERFGRMDAFSKIGLAAAAKSLEDAGLAGKVDKHPAGIAAATRFGCISTDVDFLGTVFDTQGRWPSPHLFTYTLPNCFLGETALRFGLTGPSYVLHRSSPFSLGGVKAALYDLNDGEAEMMLAGSCDLQPPGGIDPWLDSCRHDAAGAVFVVLEAELRSQSRPYALVRLESDSIRLGSKQVHTMDDLVLQCQVLENSLSTTKT; this is encoded by the coding sequence ATGCAGGCTTTTTTAACCGGAATGGGGTGGCTTACCTCAACAGGTCCCGGCCGGGGCATGCAGGAGTTTGCATCGCCCGGCGAATCGCTGCGGGCGCCCTCCAGGGAACAAGTACTGGAATCACCGGATGAGCGTTTCGGCAGAATGGACGCCTTCTCCAAAATCGGTCTCGCTGCAGCAGCCAAGTCACTTGAGGATGCCGGCCTGGCCGGAAAGGTTGATAAACACCCCGCAGGCATCGCAGCCGCTACCCGTTTTGGATGCATATCCACGGATGTGGATTTTCTGGGTACAGTGTTTGACACTCAAGGGCGATGGCCAAGTCCACATCTGTTTACCTATACTCTGCCAAACTGCTTCCTGGGAGAGACGGCGCTGCGTTTCGGACTCACCGGACCTTCATATGTGTTGCACCGTTCGAGTCCTTTTTCCCTGGGAGGGGTAAAGGCGGCACTGTATGATTTAAACGACGGAGAAGCAGAGATGATGCTTGCAGGTTCATGCGACCTCCAGCCTCCCGGGGGAATCGATCCCTGGCTTGATTCCTGTCGGCATGATGCTGCCGGGGCGGTTTTTGTGGTGCTGGAGGCAGAACTGCGCTCTCAAAGCCGACCCTATGCCCTGGTGCGCCTGGAGTCTGATTCAATACGGCTGGGCAGCAAACAGGTCCACACCATGGACGACCTGGTTCTCCAGTGTCAGGTGCTTGAAAACAGCTTGTCCACAACCAAAACCTGA
- a CDS encoding beta-ketoacyl synthase N-terminal-like domain-containing protein, with protein MFVQDIRIATALGNLEQTFAGLLRGSTGIGPINRGFSGNAATIALLEQPDNTSCIHTLLELVLQDFPGLSRDTVPFAATTKAGVDSLEKVMRGIPADIQTAFPQWLLSRVRRRMSLDSPGLAVSAACASSTIALARAAREVAFGRAESVLVVCADVVSQFVYQGFSSLHALDKSACRPFDSNRSGLSLGEGAAAIHVVSEDRVRENTVSVIAEISGWGAACDAVHITAPARDGCGLIAALNQALSRGGLSAGDVGAVHAHGTGTVYNDAMEITAFKSVFGDRARPVYSVKGALGHTLGAAGGVEAALSIKSLHAGVVPPTVGLEDPEDAAAGYVSSRSSSLDRRVIVTTNSGFGGINAALVLKLPEC; from the coding sequence GTGTTCGTGCAGGATATCCGGATTGCAACCGCTCTGGGGAACCTGGAGCAGACTTTCGCCGGCCTGTTGCGCGGAAGTACAGGCATAGGCCCGATCAACCGCGGATTTTCCGGAAATGCAGCCACCATTGCCCTGTTGGAGCAGCCGGACAACACATCGTGCATACATACCCTGTTGGAACTAGTGCTGCAGGATTTTCCCGGCCTGTCCAGAGATACTGTGCCCTTCGCCGCCACCACCAAGGCAGGGGTGGACTCTCTGGAAAAGGTCATGCGCGGGATTCCGGCCGACATTCAAACCGCCTTTCCCCAATGGCTCTTAAGCCGGGTGCGCAGGCGAATGTCCCTGGACAGTCCCGGCTTGGCTGTCAGCGCGGCCTGCGCCTCATCCACCATTGCCCTGGCCCGGGCAGCCAGGGAGGTTGCTTTTGGCCGGGCCGAGTCAGTGCTGGTGGTTTGTGCGGATGTTGTTTCCCAGTTCGTATACCAGGGTTTTTCCTCGCTTCACGCCCTGGATAAATCAGCATGCCGCCCCTTTGACAGCAACCGTTCCGGTTTGAGCCTGGGGGAGGGGGCTGCTGCCATACATGTGGTCAGTGAAGACAGAGTCCGGGAAAATACTGTATCAGTCATCGCTGAAATATCAGGCTGGGGCGCGGCCTGCGATGCAGTGCACATAACAGCCCCGGCCCGGGATGGATGCGGTCTGATAGCGGCCTTGAACCAGGCACTGAGCCGGGGAGGGCTGTCAGCAGGAGATGTGGGGGCCGTGCATGCCCACGGCACGGGAACAGTTTACAACGATGCCATGGAGATCACCGCTTTCAAGTCAGTATTTGGAGATCGCGCCCGGCCCGTCTACTCGGTAAAGGGAGCCCTGGGACATACCCTGGGAGCGGCCGGCGGGGTGGAGGCGGCTCTTAGCATCAAGTCCCTGCATGCCGGAGTCGTTCCGCCTACAGTGGGACTGGAAGATCCGGAGGATGCTGCCGCCGGATATGTTTCCTCCCGGTCCAGCAGTCTTGACCGCCGGGTTATTGTAACCACTAACTCCGGGTTTGGCGGAATCAACGCGGCCCTTGTCCTGAAACTGCCGGAGTGTTGA
- a CDS encoding acyl-CoA thioesterase: MHKPYFPSVDGHPPPLRAVCSRWVRFEEVDPLGIVWHGRYPSYFEDARMALGEKYGIGYMTFYEHNVSVPIKRMHVDYHGPLGFSEEFTVEGIQHYCEAARINTEYIIRNKAGAVTTRGYTVQMMLDADRNILMTFPDFYSEFCRRWKRGEL, translated from the coding sequence ATGCATAAACCTTACTTTCCCAGCGTTGACGGCCATCCCCCTCCTCTCAGGGCGGTATGCTCCCGCTGGGTCAGATTTGAAGAAGTGGATCCCCTGGGTATTGTCTGGCATGGCCGCTACCCCAGTTACTTTGAGGATGCCCGCATGGCTCTGGGAGAAAAATACGGCATCGGCTATATGACTTTTTATGAGCATAACGTGTCTGTCCCCATAAAAAGGATGCACGTGGATTACCACGGTCCTCTGGGTTTTTCAGAGGAGTTCACAGTGGAAGGGATTCAGCACTATTGCGAAGCCGCTCGTATAAACACTGAATATATCATACGCAATAAGGCCGGAGCAGTGACCACCAGGGGGTATACCGTGCAGATGATGCTGGACGCAGACAGAAACATCCTGATGACTTTTCCGGACTTTTACAGTGAATTCTGCAGGAGATGGAAGCGAGGCGAGCTTTGA
- a CDS encoding 3-hydroxyacyl-ACP dehydratase FabZ family protein: MNAVRKVVLSARYHSPEVVDNRTVRQYFCFSADFVGFSGHFPGDPVLPAVVQICMGVVLAEDLCPPGQKNNMLLEKVKRAKFLRKLTPEQMIMAECKADGQDLLSFGVQLTVNGETASSFTLEFSLSQKDRPDA; encoded by the coding sequence ATGAATGCTGTCAGAAAAGTGGTTTTGTCCGCCCGTTACCATTCCCCGGAGGTTGTAGACAACAGGACCGTCAGGCAATATTTTTGCTTTTCTGCTGATTTTGTCGGGTTTTCAGGACATTTCCCCGGAGATCCGGTATTGCCGGCAGTGGTGCAGATCTGCATGGGGGTTGTCCTGGCGGAGGATTTATGTCCGCCCGGGCAAAAGAACAATATGCTGCTGGAAAAGGTCAAGCGGGCCAAGTTTCTGCGTAAACTAACTCCAGAGCAGATGATCATGGCGGAATGCAAAGCTGATGGCCAGGACCTGCTGTCTTTTGGCGTGCAGCTTACGGTAAACGGGGAAACGGCTTCCTCGTTCACACTCGAATTTTCTCTTTCGCAGAAGGACCGGCCTGATGCATAA
- a CDS encoding lipoprotein insertase outer membrane protein LolB: protein MVKVVLLLFFLGGCASQFSPPEEYVAVSPDTGLSCSLDIWSGAGGAVGLRHTVFLEIREEHRVLQGLMLVDRDRGQIRIAGLTEMGMKLFDLSVREQELESHYLSSALGERREPLAQLVASSVRRIFLYSRPASEAKVYMGPHSVLVHSSFQGEPVLQECTQADGRLTQVSCPRENWQVDYTEYQDIDGMTLPGRIIYNDERAGFRLVLVLHEVQEK from the coding sequence ATGGTTAAGGTTGTTCTGCTGTTGTTTTTTTTGGGTGGATGCGCCTCCCAGTTCTCTCCTCCAGAGGAATACGTTGCAGTATCCCCTGATACAGGACTTTCATGCAGCCTGGATATTTGGTCCGGGGCCGGCGGCGCGGTGGGTCTCAGGCATACGGTCTTTCTGGAAATCCGGGAAGAGCACAGGGTCCTGCAGGGGTTGATGCTTGTGGACCGGGATCGCGGGCAAATCAGGATTGCAGGCCTGACAGAAATGGGGATGAAGCTTTTTGATCTTTCAGTGAGGGAGCAGGAACTTGAAAGCCATTATCTGTCGTCAGCCCTGGGCGAAAGGCGGGAACCCCTGGCCCAGCTGGTGGCCAGCAGTGTCCGGAGAATTTTTCTGTACTCCCGGCCAGCATCCGAGGCAAAGGTGTACATGGGTCCTCATTCCGTACTTGTGCACAGCAGTTTTCAAGGTGAGCCCGTATTACAGGAGTGCACACAGGCAGATGGACGCTTGACGCAAGTATCCTGCCCCCGGGAGAACTGGCAAGTTGACTATACCGAGTATCAGGATATAGACGGGATGACTCTTCCCGGGCGTATAATCTATAATGATGAACGAGCCGGGTTCCGGCTGGTGCTTGTATTACACGAGGTGCAGGAAAAATGA